Proteins from one Cellulosilyticum lentocellum DSM 5427 genomic window:
- a CDS encoding glycoside hydrolase family 26 protein yields MHNKKLKRVWASLMAATMIVPILPTAQVFGASGESAMIYENDFKKEASAEDIGGNKALGFELEGDINNSWLTVFQQDLYYEYADQINAGATLSFDLIIPEKSTFTGVFKAQAVAKMGNDWTWTQCETIPEIAVSAFASMGNGYKSANVSISFGKEIEQIKGLKAVVPCLAASNCDYKGKIYLDNVKLTNGKAAITEPVIVEATQKVKTQTAIKVNANSIVSNGKQVNTSKEVKLVDDKAVDSVAQLYAYLEAVGKSDSVLYGHQNDTHHKAGNKKLSNSDTKDVTGSISAVVGIDTLSLAGNEFPGGLENQYPTNMTSQQRIEACAKMNKEAVAEGAIITVSAHMPNFTIIADRIANKPGKDGTLDWTKADFLSEGNNVDGSWVTSGDVVQKIMPGGKLNYLFNAYLDMIAAYAEEMGDTPILLRPFHENTGSWFWWGAAFCDEDAYKNLYKYTVDYLRDTKQIHNILYVYGPGSEAESVADYAKRYPGDDYVDMVGFDMYHQYPAEGDSFIANFKKQLIVVEQFAQQHNKLFAVTETGISNGNEVLLKGGNERKDWYNEVLEAIAPSSASYFLLWANFGTNSGYYTPYVTEKTEASMKGHEMLDNFIDFYNNSKSVFAAQVGDLNKLSVKVKDNTNVTGYITYPTSGSRILDTITIKASVNNVIDTAKVNFTIKNKAGKVVKTLAATQDVSGAYVSELTKAELKKVGETTGTINLTVEGKEISKINGKFNMPEPVYVPTVVDTFDDYYGDNEVLNTSWSIGKGTGCTLAPSLSDKKYAGKYGLEFKYNLVAGGYIGVTKSLNNVDWSKQNALQLWTIPDGKNKKVVIQVTSGGNVFEVYLNDYEAYNKATGPILVTIPFSSFVGRDDANAVFDSTKIEGFGLWCNTILPEGADADTYKLIGSIYYDDIKAITSKETSISFTKK; encoded by the coding sequence ATGCATAATAAGAAGTTAAAAAGGGTATGGGCATCTCTTATGGCAGCGACTATGATAGTGCCAATCTTACCTACAGCTCAAGTATTTGGTGCATCAGGGGAAAGTGCAATGATTTATGAGAATGATTTTAAAAAAGAAGCATCAGCAGAGGACATAGGAGGGAACAAAGCATTAGGATTTGAATTGGAAGGTGATATTAATAACTCATGGCTTACTGTTTTTCAACAAGACTTATATTATGAGTATGCTGACCAAATTAATGCTGGAGCAACCTTGAGTTTTGATTTGATTATTCCAGAAAAAAGTACTTTTACAGGTGTATTTAAAGCACAAGCTGTAGCTAAAATGGGGAATGATTGGACTTGGACTCAGTGTGAAACAATTCCAGAAATTGCAGTAAGCGCATTTGCTTCAATGGGAAATGGTTATAAAAGTGCTAATGTTTCCATTTCATTTGGAAAAGAGATTGAACAAATAAAAGGTTTAAAAGCAGTAGTACCTTGTTTAGCTGCTAGTAATTGTGATTATAAAGGTAAGATTTATCTAGATAATGTCAAACTTACTAATGGTAAAGCTGCTATTACAGAACCTGTGATCGTAGAAGCAACACAAAAAGTGAAAACTCAAACAGCTATCAAGGTTAATGCCAATTCTATTGTTTCAAATGGTAAGCAGGTGAATACATCTAAAGAAGTTAAATTGGTAGATGACAAGGCAGTAGATTCAGTAGCTCAATTATATGCTTATTTAGAAGCCGTAGGCAAATCGGATAGTGTATTGTATGGTCATCAAAATGATACACATCATAAAGCAGGCAATAAGAAATTAAGTAATTCAGATACAAAAGATGTGACAGGCTCTATTTCTGCTGTAGTGGGAATTGATACTTTGTCTTTAGCTGGAAATGAGTTTCCTGGTGGACTTGAAAATCAGTACCCTACAAACATGACTAGTCAACAACGTATAGAAGCATGCGCTAAAATGAACAAGGAGGCAGTAGCAGAAGGTGCTATTATAACTGTTTCAGCACACATGCCTAACTTTACTATTATTGCTGACCGTATAGCTAATAAACCAGGGAAAGATGGCACGCTAGATTGGACAAAAGCAGACTTCTTGAGTGAAGGCAATAATGTGGATGGTTCATGGGTTACCAGTGGGGATGTTGTTCAAAAGATTATGCCAGGTGGAAAGCTCAATTATTTATTTAATGCTTATCTTGATATGATTGCAGCTTATGCGGAAGAAATGGGAGATACACCTATATTACTACGTCCTTTCCACGAAAATACAGGCAGTTGGTTCTGGTGGGGAGCAGCCTTCTGTGATGAAGATGCCTACAAAAACTTATATAAATATACTGTAGACTATTTACGTGATACAAAACAGATACATAACATTCTCTATGTATATGGACCAGGATCAGAGGCAGAGAGTGTGGCTGACTATGCAAAACGCTATCCTGGAGATGACTATGTTGATATGGTAGGTTTTGATATGTATCATCAATATCCAGCAGAAGGAGATAGTTTTATTGCTAATTTTAAAAAGCAACTTATTGTTGTAGAACAATTTGCTCAACAACATAATAAATTGTTCGCTGTAACAGAAACAGGTATTTCTAATGGAAATGAAGTATTACTTAAAGGTGGAAATGAGAGGAAAGATTGGTATAATGAAGTGCTAGAAGCTATAGCACCATCTTCGGCATCTTATTTCTTGCTATGGGCAAACTTTGGAACAAACAGTGGTTATTATACACCATATGTGACAGAAAAGACGGAAGCTAGCATGAAGGGACATGAAATGCTAGATAACTTTATTGATTTTTATAATAATAGTAAATCTGTATTTGCAGCACAAGTAGGAGATTTAAATAAGCTTTCTGTAAAAGTTAAAGACAATACAAATGTAACAGGATATATTACTTATCCTACATCGGGTAGTCGTATATTAGATACTATAACAATTAAAGCAAGTGTTAATAATGTCATTGATACAGCTAAAGTTAACTTTACAATTAAAAATAAGGCAGGAAAAGTAGTTAAAACCTTAGCTGCAACTCAAGATGTCTCTGGAGCTTATGTGTCAGAATTAACAAAAGCAGAGCTTAAAAAAGTAGGTGAAACTACAGGGACAATCAACCTCACTGTAGAGGGTAAAGAAATCAGTAAAATAAATGGTAAATTCAATATGCCAGAACCTGTTTATGTACCTACAGTAGTAGATACTTTCGATGATTACTATGGAGATAATGAAGTTCTAAATACAAGTTGGAGTATAGGAAAAGGAACCGGTTGTACATTGGCACCAAGCTTAAGTGATAAGAAGTATGCAGGAAAATATGGACTAGAATTTAAGTATAACCTTGTAGCAGGCGGTTATATTGGTGTTACAAAGAGTCTCAATAATGTAGATTGGTCTAAGCAAAATGCATTACAGTTATGGACTATTCCAGATGGAAAGAATAAAAAGGTTGTTATTCAAGTGACATCAGGTGGCAATGTATTTGAGGTATACTTAAATGACTATGAAGCATATAACAAGGCTACAGGACCTATCTTGGTAACTATACCATTTAGTAGCTTTGTAGGTAGAGATGATGCAAATGCTGTATTTGATTCAACTAAGATTGAAGGCTTTGGATTATGGTGCAATACCATTTTGCCAGAAGGAGCAGATGCAGATACTTATAAGTTAATAGGAAGTATTTACTATGATGACATTAAAGCAATAACTAGCAAAGAGACTAGTATATCATTTACTAAAAAGTAA
- the pth gene encoding aminoacyl-tRNA hydrolase — translation MKLIVGLGNPGLQYAATRHNIGFEVIDSLAEAYNIQVTKSKYKALIGEANIKGERVILMKPQTYMNLSGEAVRACMDFHKITNEEVFVIFDDVSLEVGQLRLRKNGSAGGHNGIKSIIAHIGTQDFSRLKFGVGEKPAGWDLANYVLGRFSEDDLKIIGPRFKDAVDATTMFVTDGIDKAMNKYNLKVRR, via the coding sequence ATGAAATTAATAGTAGGACTAGGAAATCCAGGTCTGCAATATGCAGCCACAAGACATAATATTGGTTTTGAAGTGATAGATAGCTTAGCAGAAGCGTATAATATACAAGTAACGAAAAGTAAATATAAAGCTTTAATTGGGGAAGCTAATATTAAAGGTGAACGTGTTATCTTAATGAAGCCTCAAACCTATATGAATTTAAGTGGCGAAGCTGTAAGGGCTTGTATGGACTTTCATAAAATAACCAATGAAGAAGTATTTGTTATTTTTGATGATGTTTCTTTAGAAGTAGGACAACTACGCCTGCGTAAAAATGGTAGTGCTGGTGGGCATAATGGGATTAAAAGTATTATTGCACACATAGGCACACAAGATTTCTCAAGACTTAAGTTTGGTGTTGGTGAAAAACCAGCAGGTTGGGACTTGGCTAATTATGTATTAGGTAGATTTTCAGAAGATGATCTTAAAATAATAGGGCCTAGATTTAAGGATGCTGTAGATGCTACAACTATGTTTGTAACGGATGGCATTGATAAAGCAATGAATAAGTATAACTTAAAAGTAAGACGGTGA